CGCTGCGCCTGGAGTACGGGCCCGGCGGAGGGTCGGTGATCGAGGCGGGGGAGGGCGACTTCATCCACGTCCCCCGCGGCGCCGTCCACCGCGAGGCCAATCTCACCGGCGCGGTGTCCACACTGGTGGTGGTGCGCGCCGGCACCGGGGTGCCGACCGTCAACGTCGACGGTCCCGAGCCCGCGGCCGCCGGCTGACGGGCTCCAGGTCACCGCACCGCATCGTCGAGCTCTCATCAGGAGCGCCAGGGGTTCCGTGCAAAGGGGGCGTCGAGGACCAGGAGGAACACCAGCGCCAGGCCGATGCCGCTGGCGATGTACCAGGGCCACGGGCCCATGAGGTCGAGCAGCGTCCCCCTGCCCCCCTGGTCGCGCAGGAACATGTAGTTGCCACCGGTGACCACATCGGCGATCGCCGCGGCGACGGTGAAGGCCAGCGTCAAGCCGAACACCCTCGCCACCGCCCCGGGCCGGGGAGCCAGCCGCAGCCCCACCACCAGGAACACCGCGGCCAGCACCACGCCGGCGTGGGTGACGTAGAACTGGAAGTAGAAGTAGTCCGGGAACCGGTACCGGGGGTCGGGGGTGAGCAGGCCCTGGACGGCGCCGGCGCATCCCCAGAAGTAGGTCAGCTCGGCGAGCAGCCGGCGGCGGGTCCAGAGCGCGGCGGCGCCGACCACCGCGCTCACCGGACAGAGGTCGAGCATCAGCCCGTTGGTCGCCGACCAGTGCCCCTGGGCGATGGTGACGATCTGCCAGACGGCGAGGTTGGCGACCAGCACCAGGGCGAGGAGGCGGGCGGCGACCCGGGTCCAGCCCCCCGGGCGCAGCCGGGCGCCGGCGCAGAGGCCCGCGCAGAGGGCGGCGGTGACCGCCAGGGCGCCGAGGTGGTCGGGACGGAACAACTCGCCTTTCCTGCCGGCACGAGACGGTGCGGGGTCGCGGCCACCTGCTCCCTGGCGGGAGAGTGAGACCGGCACCGCGCTTTACCCGCCGTCCGATTTTTGCTTACATGGTTGTCGGCATGATGCACTGGTGGGTACCACCCGTCGCCGGCAACCGGAGGAGCGGGTCCTGAGCAGTCCCGTGCAGGACGTCCAGGCCCGGCCCCAGCTGCTGTGGGAGGCCGCTCAGCGTGCCTGCGAGCGCAGCCAGGAGCTGATCGCCGAGAGCCGCGCCACGCTGAGCCGCCACGGCGCCGTGGTCGCGGCGCTGCGGTCGTCGCTGCTCGCGCGGCCCGCGCCGTCGCTGCCCCGGGTGCTCCCTGGAGGGCAGCCCGGGCGCACCGTCGACCTCGACGGGGAGGTGCGGCTCGGGCCGCTGACCCTGGTCCCGCTGCGCCGGGCGATCGCCTGCGACGGAGGCCGCATCCTCTTCACCCCGGCGGAGTGGCAGCTGCTCGCCGCCCTGGTGATGAACCGCCGGAGCACGCTGAGCCGCGCCGAGCTCGCCACCCGGGCCTGGGGGCCGGGGTTCGCCGGCCGGCACGGCGAGGTCGAGGTCTACATCAGCCGGCTCCGGCGCAAGCTGGCACGCACCGGCAGCTCGGCCGAGATCCGGACGGTGCGGGGACAGGGGTACCGGCTCAGCGTCGCCGGCGACGACGAGGCCGGCCCGGCTCCGCTGCCGCCACCGGCCGCCGGCGCCAGCGCCTGACACGACTGTCAGCGGCCGCGGGTGGGGTGTGATGGGCCGCCGCGCGTTGTAGGGGTGGGTCTCATCCACCGTCGAGGCCCTGGGACGGAGGGGGCCCGGATGGACCACCGCGGCCCCCTCCTACGTCCGCCCGTCCCGCCGCCGCACCAGCGGTGCGTCCGTGCGACCATGTGCCCGTGGCCATCGACGGCGGTCTGGACGAGGGGTCGGGGGGAGCCGGCATCCGGCGCGGCCTGGCCGAGCTCCGCGCCCAGAGGCTCGAGCTCCGCGCTCAGCGGCAGCTCATCCGCAGCCAGCTGACGGCGATCCGTGCCACCCAGCAGCGGGTCGGCCGCGAGCTCGCCGCCTGCCGCCAGAACGGCGACGGTCTGCGCCTCCGGATGCCCGGGCTGGGGACGCCTGCGCCGGCCGCCGTGGAGCGCGGCTCGCACGTGGACGTGGCCCAGGAGCTGCTCCTCGACCTCCTCGCCCACGGACCGATGAGGACCGTGGAGGTGCAGCGGCGGGCCCAGGTCGCCGGGATCTCGCCGCGGACGCTCGCCCGCGCGCGCAGCCGGCTGCGGGTCCGCGCCCAGCGGGTCGGCGGCGTGGCCGGGCGCGGCGCGTGGTACTGCCGGCTTCCCCAGCGGGACGGCTGAGACCGGACGCCGCCGGGCCGCTCAGCCGGCGGGCGGGAGCTCCTCGATCAGCAGGATCGCCCCCTGCCGTGCGGTGCCGGCGCCGATCAGCGCGGTGCACATCACCCGGACCCTGATGTGCCGTCCCCGGCGGTTGACGCACTCCAGGATGGTGTCACCGTACCTCTCCGAGCCGGCGATGCAGTCGCGGATGGCATCGGCCAGCTGGTCGACCGGCAGCCCGATATCGAGGTCCAGGAACGGCTCGCCCACCACCTCGCGAGCGCGCAGGCCCCAGAGCTCCTCGCTCCTGCCGTTCCAGATCCGCACCCTGAGGCCGGCGTCGAGCACCACCACCCCGACGTGCACGCTGGCCAGCACCGAGTCCATGAACAGGTTCATGGTGTCGAGCTCGTCAGTGCGCTCGCGGAGCTCGGTGTTGATCGCCTGGAGCTCGTTGTTGGTGGACTGGAGCTCCTCGTTCATCGTCTCCAGCTCCTCGTTCGCGGACTGGAGCTCCTCGTTGGTGGTCTCGAGCTCCTCGACCGTCGACTGGAGCTCCTCGTTGGTGGTCTCGAGCTCCTCGTTGCTCGACTGGAGCTCCTCGTAGGCGGTCTCGAGCTCCTGCTTGGCGTGGGCCACCTGGTTCTGGAGCTGATGGTGGGGGGTGACGTCGGTGAACGCGATGCTGGTGCCGAGGATGGCGCTGCCGTTGTCGAAGAGCCCGGTCACGTGGACGTCGAGGTACTGCACCGCGCCGCCGGGGAGCACCCGCTCGACGCTTCGCAGCAGGATGGGCTGGCGCTCGCGGTGGGCGTTCTCGATCTGCGAGCGGAGCTCGATGGGGCGGTA
This genomic stretch from Candidatus Dormiibacterota bacterium harbors:
- a CDS encoding cupin domain-containing protein, with the protein product MRHVRPADRVAADPTPGMRREQAIASPGMWAGVVHTDPGMVSGWHHHGDHETSLFVAVGALRLEYGPGGGSVIEAGEGDFIHVPRGAVHREANLTGAVSTLVVVRAGTGVPTVNVDGPEPAAAG
- a CDS encoding TIGR02206 family membrane protein; its protein translation is MFRPDHLGALAVTAALCAGLCAGARLRPGGWTRVAARLLALVLVANLAVWQIVTIAQGHWSATNGLMLDLCPVSAVVGAAALWTRRRLLAELTYFWGCAGAVQGLLTPDPRYRFPDYFYFQFYVTHAGVVLAAVFLVVGLRLAPRPGAVARVFGLTLAFTVAAAIADVVTGGNYMFLRDQGGRGTLLDLMGPWPWYIASGIGLALVFLLVLDAPFARNPWRS
- a CDS encoding winged helix-turn-helix domain-containing protein → MGTTRRRQPEERVLSSPVQDVQARPQLLWEAAQRACERSQELIAESRATLSRHGAVVAALRSSLLARPAPSLPRVLPGGQPGRTVDLDGEVRLGPLTLVPLRRAIACDGGRILFTPAEWQLLAALVMNRRSTLSRAELATRAWGPGFAGRHGEVEVYISRLRRKLARTGSSAEIRTVRGQGYRLSVAGDDEAGPAPLPPPAAGASA